GCGTTTCTGCTGGAACAGCTTGATCAGAAAGCTCGGGCTGCCGGTTTCGAACCAGTAGTTACGGAAGACTTTGCCTTTTTGCAGAAACAGGAGCACGTCAAAGGGATTGTAAACCGGCTCACCCATCCACCGGTAGCCGTTGTACCAGAGTCGGAATCGGTCCAGGTCCACGCCGTCGAGATGCTCCCTGAAGCTGGCTTCCAGTTCCTCCTGAGAGTACCCGCAGATGGCGGCATACTGCGAATCAATGGTCAAGTCCTCCAGGTTGTTCAGGCCGCTGAACAGGCTGACCTTGGAGAACTTGCTGACCCCGGTCATGAAAATGCACTGGATATGCGCGTCCCGGGCCTTCATCACGGAATACAGGTCGCGCAGGCCGTCGCGCATTTCCCGGGCGACCGCCGGGTTCTCGATGTTGTCCAGGATGGGCTTGTCGTACTCGTCGATGAGCACCACGGTCCGTCGACCGGTTTGTTCATGAGCCAAACGAATCAGCTCGGAAAAACAGCCGGAATTGCTCTGAAACTGGCAGGCGATCCCCAAACGCTGCTGATTTATGGTCAAGATTTCCTGGATCTTCGCATCCAGTTCCTCCCGATTCCGCACCCCTCCCTCGCCAAAGTCGATCTTGACCACCGGGTGAACTGTGTTCCAGTCCCATTTGTCGTGGATGTACAGCCCCTCGAAAAGCTTTTCGTTACCCTCGAAAAGCTGGTGAAGCGTGTCCAAAAAAAGGCTTTTGCCGAAGCGCCGGGGGCGGGAAAGAAAAAATGCGCCGGCCTTGTGCGCGATACGATAGGCAAACTCCGTCTTGTCCACATACACGAATCCGCCGGAACGGATTTTGTCCAGGGTATTGATGCCCACGGGCAGGTGTAGCATGGCGGGGACTCCTGAGATGGTTTTACGGCCGTCATTTTCCACGAGACAGCCATGATTCCCGATACCCTATGCGCGGGGCGTGAAATGTTCAACCATGCTCGAGGTTGGACCAGCATGAACATTCGTCATGAAATCATCAGCCGAGATTTGTTGCGGCATGGACGCGCTCCCCTCACTTGTGATCCACGATCATCGGCCGGCACGGGCGCAGGCTTTGCCGGAATTCGACGGCCTTCAGAGCCAGTACGTTTCGGGTGGGCAGGAAGAGGTTTTTGATCCCGTGAGCGGGATAGAGGGAGAGGATGGTGTGCACGTCGAACCGTTCCCTGATGATCCCCTCCATGGAGGACAGGTCGTTGCCGCCGTTGGAGGCGAAGTAGTCCAGGAAGAACAGCCTGTCCCGGCGCTTGAACTCCGTGACGATGGGGTACCCGACAACCAGGGTCCGGATGCTGCCGCCGGCCCTGGAAATCAGCCCCAGGCTCTGGAACCCGCCGTCTTCAAAGGCCGCGTAACGGGCAAATTCCTCCGGGGCAAAGACCCTGCCGTCGTGCTTTCGGGCATGGCTGTTCGCGAATGCCAGGCACTCTTCCATGTTGCCCGCGTCCACGACCTCAATGCTCGCCCTTTTTTTTCGCGGCGGCCTTGCCAGGAGCCGAATGACCGCCTTTTCGTGAAAAAGGAGATCCGAGTTGGACACGGCCCGCGCGGCGTCGAAAACCCGGGCCTTGAATGCAAAGTCGCCGTAGCTTGTCAGATCTTGGTCGGCCCTGGTTTGAATCTTGTAGTTGGAGTGGGCCGCGTTCAAGGACTTGTGAAGCCAGCAAAACACTAGCGGAAGTTTTGCAAACGATGCCTTTTGAACCTTTACAAAGTGCATCTTCCCCAACCCATTGCCTTTTTCCGAAGGCAGAACACTCAAGCCGGAGGCGATGCCAGTGGCGATGTCCTTGTTGGCAAAGGAGACGGTCCTTGGTGTAAAAAGAACCCCCCCTACCAGCCTGCCGTTCTTGAAGGCGAGAAGCGACTGCTCGGAGTCAAAACCCTTCCAGCCGAACGCCCAGCGCAGATACGGCTCGTCGTCGATGAACCGTTCCCGTCCCTGGTAGGTATCCCTCCAGGAAGCGTCCATGAACCGGGCGATCTCGCTAAAGGTCATACCTGATTGCGATACAGGCCGGAAATCCACGTCCAAAAGATACGGATGCCTGGCAATGATCCGCTCTTCTTGCCGGTGTATATCATCAAGAGTTTTCATGATTCAGGACTCGCTTGCTTGCCATTATCGTCTTTCGTTCAATACCATGCCGATAACGCAAGAACGGTAGGGTCTTCGTGATAAACATACCGGAAGCGGCGCAACGGATAGAACAAGGAGCGTACTCCATGCAAGCAACCCTTGTGTATTGGGAAGATGGTGGCTGGATGGTCGGCAAAATCAAGGAAATACCTGGCGTTTTCAGCCAGGGTGAAACTCTGGACGAACTGCTGGAGAATATTAGTGACGCATATCGACTCATGATAGAAGATGAGGCCGCCGAGGTGCGGGCAGACCATCGCGAAATGGTTGTCGCGTTGTGAAACGCAAGCGGTTCATCCAGGAGATTGAGGCTTGCCGGCTGCGTATTCCTGCGGCATGGAGTAAAACATGATCTGTACACGAATCCTCAGAACGGTCGCAAGGCTCCTGTACCTCGACACCAGGAAATCAAAGACACCCTCTGCGTGCTGATTCGTAAGCAGATCGGATTGATCTAACCATCCCCCTGACCACACCCCTGGCAACATGACCCAGCGGTGCCAGCGAGTTCCCGGCCGGGATGATCCCCGCCGCCCCGAAGGTCCGGATGATGTCCATGACCGGGTAGCAGGCGGTTTTCCGGCAGGTTGTTGTTTTTTGGTCGGGTTTTTGTACAGAAGAAAAAAGGGCTTACGATTATTCATCGTAAACCCTTGATTTATTGGTGGGCAATGCAGGATTCGAACCTGCGGCCTTTGGCTCCGGAGGCCAAAAAATATCTTTTTCCGACTTTTCCTACCATTTCCTTTCTTCTCTCAATATCTCCCTTATTTCCGCATAAATAAAGGGCTTTCATACGAAATCTTCTTGACTTCTTCCCCTTCTTTTGCTATCGTGTGTAGACCATTGTTGTTACTGAATGCTGGGACCAGGGCTGGGATGGGAAAACGCGAAATTTGAGCAATAGCAACGCAAGCTGGACGTTCAGAGCTGCAAAAAGCTGGGACAGGGGGAGACAATGAGCACGGGCAAAAAGAAAATTCAAGCACTCAACCGGAAGGGGGAACCCGAGACAGGTGTATATTATCGCCTTGTCCCGAAGTTGGGCGACCCTTCAAAACTTGAAAAGTCTTTCATCGTTACTTTTTACGACCAGCAAGGGAAGTTTCGGGAATCGGTTGTTGGTCGTGAAGGCAAGCACGCGATGACCGTAGCCAAGGCGAAGGCGATCAGGGTTCACTTGATCGAAGGCAAGGAAAAGCCACACGTTGAGAAGGTCCAGGAACGGAAAGCGGAACAGGCAGCAGAGAAAGCACGCCTTGAAGCGGAAGAGAACCGGCCTACCCTGGCCCGGTTGTGGGCAGCGTACCAAGAGCAGAAATCCGAGATCAAGAGCAATGCCCAAGACCGTTCACGCTGGAACAAGTATCTTGCCCCCGCCTTTGCCGAAAAAGAACCGGCTGAACTGGTAACGATGGATTTGGACCGGCTAAGGCTGAAATTGAAAAAGGACGGACACAGCCCACAGACCGTGAAGCACGTTCTTGCACTCTTCAGGCGTCTGGTCAGGTTTGGCGTGAAGCGTGGGCTTTGCCCTTCTCCCGATCCTTCCCGGCTTCACATGGAAATGCCGCGAGTGAATAACCAGAAAACCGAGTTTCTGACCCCTGATCAGATTGAGCGGTTGCTTGATGCCCTGGACAATTGCGATGATTGGCGGCCCGTGGCGGTTGTGAAACTGGCATTGTCAACGGGAATGAGAAGGGGCGAAATCCTGAAGTTGCAATGGGATCATGTTGACGTTAAACGTGGCTTTCTTTTAATCATTGACCCCAAGGGCGGCAAACCTGCATCCATACCATTGAACGAAACAGCGAAAGCGGCAATTCAGGAGATCCCCAAGACGGAAAGCCCGTACCTCTTTCCGGCCCGTGGCGGACGCGGCCATATTGCCGACTTAAACAAGCCCCTTCGCAAGATCAAGAAGCTTGCCGGGTTGCCGGATGACTTCCGGACTCTACACGGGTTGAGACATCATTTTGCGTCATCCTTGGCTTGTGCTGGTGCCCCCCTGCATGTTGTACAGCGATTGCTGAACCATGCAAGCCCGGTGATGACGCAACGCTATGCCCATCTATCAGATGAGGCAATGCGTAATGTTTCTTCCATGATGGATGCAGCTTTAACCCCTGCCAAGCTCAGCAACGTTGTTGTACTGAATCGATAAACCTCTCCCTTTTCCCCCTCCCACCTACACAAGGCGGATGGTCTTCGGACTGTTCGCCTTTTTTCATTTCTAAATTTGCACAATCCATCCAACGTGGTATTATGGCGACTGGTAGCAAGTGCAAGCGCTTGCATTGGATTGAACCATAAAATGGAGGGATTGAAATGAATGTTGAACCATTGGCAGTGAATGAGAGTCAGGCAGCGATCATGCTTGGATTGTCTATCAAGACACTTCAGGCTTGGAGATTCCAGCGCAAAGGCCCGCCTTACGTCAAGCTTGAGTCAAAATCGATCCGGTATTGCGTCGATGATTTGAAGTCGTGGATAGCTGATCAGAAAATTTCAATGAACTAAGGAGTAAAACATGTTCATCATGACAGATAATGATTGTGTAGCGAAAGCAATGTCCCATATCATCAAGAATTGTGGAGCTAATCCATTCCAGATACGCAATCCTATTGCATTCACAAGCGAAGACTACGTACAGGTTTATGGTTTGCTTTTGGATGTAATTGAAGAACATTCACGCAATGTTGCATATCTGATCGAGAATTCTATCTACTTCAAACCGAAGATCGGGATGTTGCCGTATCTATCGAAGGATGAAGGGTTCTACTGGAAACTTAGACATGCAATTCAATCACTTTTTGATTGTGATAAGCGGTATTTTCAGTTTGCTGAAAATGTTATGATTGCTGCATGTCTGCGTCATGATTTGCGTTTGGAGGAGTTGCAAAAAGTTTTCAACGTGGAATCCGTTGTTTCAAAAATCGCTACACTGGATAGGCGTTCTTCTCTCCGATCGGGATTTTTGGAATTACAGGGCGAACGAAACGGGCAATATGTGGCACTTTGCGGCCTTTGCCAATCGTATTGTGAGGTTTCCCGCGATGACATCCGCTCGGGAATCCGTGCAGCTTGTGAGACGTGCTTGCCTGTGTTTGACGCAAAAAAAGCCCTTCAACGGGCAGAAACTTGTTATCACTCTCGCCAGGAGGCTGAATTTAAAAAGGCTCATAAATGGGCAAACGTGCATTACCTTGAGATGATGAGGAAAAAGCCAAGTAGCGCCAGATTTTTTGATGAGCAGACACGGGAAACATTTATCAAAAAAGCTACAGCGATCAAGCAAACTCAGTTAGCCCGTATGAACGAGCGATTTCGCTTCAATTCCTTGACTCATGCACTCAAGTATCTTGGCTTACCTTTATTTGAGGATGCAGAAATTCACAGGATAGGACATGAAATTTTTGATGTTCCCAATGGCCCGGAGGTTGTGCCGTATGGCCCAATTTCCACAATCTGGAAGTCACAACAGGATAACAGGTCACTGAAAAAAACCAACATTAGAATTTTTCACGATGGGCGGGTTTTCCCCGCCCTCGCTGACGCTTGCCGTCATGTGTTTGGAAAAGATTGGAAGAAAGTTGCTGGCAAGCTTCGCGGAAGATGCTTCCGTGATCCCGATTTAACTCACCAAGCCGCGTTCAATGCTTATTTATCTGAAATCAAATGACAAATTTCAGATGTAACGCGAAAATCAAGGATTGACTTTTCGAACTCTTAAAAAATATAAACAGCTGTAATCATTGATATTAATTTTGAAACATGATCGAAACCCGTGTTACAGGCAGAAAGACAATATATTGAAATTATTAGATTATTCTGCCCGTAACGCACTAGTTTTAAAAGAATACGTTGTATTACAAGATACAATACAGGTGAACCCCCAAAACTCTTGTGCGGCTCTCATGACCTTCGACGGCATTTCTTTTGCTCAATCGTGAATTTCACGCTTTATATATTGTGAGAATCACGATATAAAGGTCTTACTCATCCACCACAACCCAGGGGAAAAGATCATGAAACCTTGCCGAATCCTTCAAGAATGTTGGGAAAACGGGCAATGCCCGCTTTGTGAAGTGAAGACGAAGCCTGAAAATATGTTTCGACTCACCAAGGAAGGAAATTTTATGGATCACAAGGGGAGAGTTTGGGTTGATCTCCCGGCTTCCCCACCTTCCCGCAAAAAGTAACCTCCCCCCCCACTTTTTGAGTGCAAGCGCTTGCAAAGCTGGGGGGGGGAAGCGGGAACCTATCTAACCGTGAAAATCACGAAATGGGGAGGGGAGACAGTGCCAAGAAAGCCCATAGGCCATAGGGCCATGACTTCCAGGGAAAGGAAGCAAGAGCAGGTTTCAAGGCAGCTTGAGCGGATCAACACGTTACCAGATACGGAATGGACAGAATCAGATTGTTTTCTCGTCCTTCGATCCTCCCGCTTCCCTTCCGGGAGTCCATTGGATCGGGCAGCGTGGGAACAGCTTGGGAAGCTGCGAGGATATCTTGAAATGTGAAGATCACGAAAATGGGAAGTGACCGCTCCCCCCTCCCGCAAATTTATTTGAGTGCAAGCGCTTGCACTGGCAAAGCCTGGAGCAATTCCGGGCTTTTTTATTGGTTTTATGCAGTTGGTTGACGGTTTTTGCAGGTGTTCCGATTACTATTTTGTAGCGGGAGGAAATGCGATGACCAAAAAAATTAATGAGATGCTGTACAGCTTGCCGGACTCAGCACAATTGAGGACGTTTGAAGCTGCAACTTTTTTACGTGTTAGACCAAGCTCTCTTCTTGAGATGGTCCGCCGTGGCGATGGTCCTAAGTGCTCAAGAATTGGCGGAATCAAAAATGGTCCACTTTTGTTCAAAGTATCAGACCTGAAACATTACATCGAACATCGCCGCATTGGCGGCGGGAGGGCATAGCCGTGGCCACAAAACAGAGAATTATCGTTGAATTAGAAATCA
The Desulfonatronum thiosulfatophilum DNA segment above includes these coding regions:
- a CDS encoding tyrosine-type recombinase/integrase, whose protein sequence is MSTGKKKIQALNRKGEPETGVYYRLVPKLGDPSKLEKSFIVTFYDQQGKFRESVVGREGKHAMTVAKAKAIRVHLIEGKEKPHVEKVQERKAEQAAEKARLEAEENRPTLARLWAAYQEQKSEIKSNAQDRSRWNKYLAPAFAEKEPAELVTMDLDRLRLKLKKDGHSPQTVKHVLALFRRLVRFGVKRGLCPSPDPSRLHMEMPRVNNQKTEFLTPDQIERLLDALDNCDDWRPVAVVKLALSTGMRRGEILKLQWDHVDVKRGFLLIIDPKGGKPASIPLNETAKAAIQEIPKTESPYLFPARGGRGHIADLNKPLRKIKKLAGLPDDFRTLHGLRHHFASSLACAGAPLHVVQRLLNHASPVMTQRYAHLSDEAMRNVSSMMDAALTPAKLSNVVVLNR
- a CDS encoding type II toxin-antitoxin system HicB family antitoxin, which translates into the protein MQATLVYWEDGGWMVGKIKEIPGVFSQGETLDELLENISDAYRLMIEDEAAEVRADHREMVVAL
- a CDS encoding helix-turn-helix domain-containing protein; translation: MQALALAKPGAIPGFFIGFMQLVDGFCRCSDYYFVAGGNAMTKKINEMLYSLPDSAQLRTFEAATFLRVRPSSLLEMVRRGDGPKCSRIGGIKNGPLLFKVSDLKHYIEHRRIGGGRA
- a CDS encoding helix-turn-helix transcriptional regulator; amino-acid sequence: MNVEPLAVNESQAAIMLGLSIKTLQAWRFQRKGPPYVKLESKSIRYCVDDLKSWIADQKISMN
- a CDS encoding GNAT family N-acetyltransferase, encoding MKTLDDIHRQEERIIARHPYLLDVDFRPVSQSGMTFSEIARFMDASWRDTYQGRERFIDDEPYLRWAFGWKGFDSEQSLLAFKNGRLVGGVLFTPRTVSFANKDIATGIASGLSVLPSEKGNGLGKMHFVKVQKASFAKLPLVFCWLHKSLNAAHSNYKIQTRADQDLTSYGDFAFKARVFDAARAVSNSDLLFHEKAVIRLLARPPRKKRASIEVVDAGNMEECLAFANSHARKHDGRVFAPEEFARYAAFEDGGFQSLGLISRAGGSIRTLVVGYPIVTEFKRRDRLFFLDYFASNGGNDLSSMEGIIRERFDVHTILSLYPAHGIKNLFLPTRNVLALKAVEFRQSLRPCRPMIVDHK
- a CDS encoding ATP-binding protein; this encodes MLHLPVGINTLDKIRSGGFVYVDKTEFAYRIAHKAGAFFLSRPRRFGKSLFLDTLHQLFEGNEKLFEGLYIHDKWDWNTVHPVVKIDFGEGGVRNREELDAKIQEILTINQQRLGIACQFQSNSGCFSELIRLAHEQTGRRTVVLIDEYDKPILDNIENPAVAREMRDGLRDLYSVMKARDAHIQCIFMTGVSKFSKVSLFSGLNNLEDLTIDSQYAAICGYSQEELEASFREHLDGVDLDRFRLWYNGYRWMGEPVYNPFDVLLFLQKGKVFRNYWFETGSPSFLIKLFQQKRYFLPDLESIEVGEEILSSFDVDRITPETLLFQTGYLTIAESFTRRQRLLFRLSIPNMEVRLALSDALITGYTAIDADKYAIQDALYQAMTTFDLPALHGIVHRLFAAVSHRNFTKNDLLDCEGYYASVLYAFFSSLNARIIPEDVTNKGQADLTVILENKVFVMEIKLIQAAEVEGNPALEQVRAKGYSEKYQGRPGMTVYELGLVFSKAKRNLIALDGREVRETSRPQHTPATYIA